The following proteins come from a genomic window of Pseudomonas sp. J452:
- the gspE gene encoding type II secretion system ATPase GspE → MPPVSPLNPTHESADERVVSRPLPFAFAKRHGVLLREDAGQVSLWLREGATLAALQEAQRFARQVLPLHWLSPAEFEQALTTAYQRDSSEVRLMAEGLGAELDLASLAEMTPESGDLLEQEDDAPIIRLINAILGEAIKAGASDIHLETFEKRLVVRFRVDGILREVIEPRRELAALLVSRVKVMARLDIAEKRVPQDGRISLKVGGREVDIRVSTLPSANGERVVLRLLDKQAGRLSLTHLGMSERDRRLLDENLRKPHGILLVTGPTGSGKTTTLYAGLVTLNDRTRNILTVEDPIEYYLEGIGQTQVNPRVDMTFARGLRAILRQDPDVVMVGEIRDQETADIAVQASLTGHLVLSTLHTNSAVGAVTRLVDMGVEPFLLSSSLLGVLAQRLVRVLCPHCREARPADAAECTLLGLDPQAAPIIYHAQGCSECHQQGYRGRTGIYELVIFDEQLRTLVHNGAGEQELTRHARNLGPGIREDGRRKVLEGVTTLEEVLRVTRED, encoded by the coding sequence ATGCCTCCAGTCAGTCCCCTTAACCCTACTCATGAGTCAGCTGATGAAAGGGTAGTCTCGCGCCCGCTGCCCTTCGCCTTTGCCAAACGCCACGGCGTGCTGCTGCGCGAAGACGCCGGCCAGGTCAGCCTGTGGCTGCGCGAAGGCGCGACCCTGGCCGCCCTGCAGGAAGCCCAGCGCTTTGCCCGCCAGGTGCTGCCGCTGCACTGGCTGAGCCCCGCCGAATTCGAACAGGCCCTGACCACCGCCTACCAGCGCGACTCCTCGGAAGTGCGCCTGATGGCCGAAGGCTTGGGTGCCGAATTGGACCTGGCCAGTCTGGCGGAAATGACCCCGGAATCCGGCGACCTGCTGGAGCAGGAAGACGACGCGCCGATCATCCGCCTGATCAACGCCATCCTCGGTGAGGCGATCAAGGCCGGCGCCTCCGACATCCACCTGGAAACCTTCGAAAAACGCCTGGTCGTACGCTTTCGCGTCGACGGCATCCTCCGCGAAGTGATCGAGCCACGCCGCGAGCTGGCGGCATTGCTGGTCTCGCGGGTCAAGGTCATGGCGCGGCTGGATATCGCCGAGAAGCGCGTGCCGCAGGACGGGCGTATCTCGCTCAAGGTCGGCGGCCGTGAAGTCGACATCCGCGTCTCCACCTTGCCCTCGGCCAACGGCGAGCGGGTGGTACTGCGCCTGCTCGACAAGCAGGCCGGGCGCCTGTCGCTCACCCACCTGGGCATGAGTGAGCGCGACCGCCGCTTGCTCGACGAAAACCTGCGCAAGCCCCACGGCATCCTGCTGGTCACCGGCCCCACCGGCTCGGGCAAGACCACCACGCTGTACGCCGGCCTGGTCACCCTGAATGACCGCACGCGCAACATCCTCACCGTCGAAGACCCGATCGAGTACTACCTCGAAGGCATCGGCCAGACCCAGGTCAACCCGCGCGTCGACATGACCTTCGCCCGCGGCCTGCGCGCCATCCTCCGGCAGGACCCGGACGTGGTGATGGTCGGCGAAATCCGCGACCAGGAAACCGCCGACATTGCCGTGCAGGCCTCGCTCACCGGTCACCTGGTGCTGTCCACCTTGCACACCAACAGCGCGGTCGGCGCCGTCACCCGCCTGGTCGACATGGGCGTCGAGCCGTTCCTGCTGTCTTCCTCCTTGCTTGGCGTGCTGGCCCAGCGCCTGGTGCGCGTGCTCTGCCCGCACTGCCGCGAGGCGCGCCCGGCCGATGCGGCCGAATGCACGCTGCTCGGCCTCGACCCGCAGGCCGCGCCGATCATCTACCACGCCCAGGGCTGCAGCGAATGCCACCAGCAGGGCTACCGCGGGCGTACCGGCATCTATGAACTGGTGATTTTCGACGAGCAACTGCGCACCCTGGTGCACAACGGCGCCGGCGAACAGGAACTGACCCGCCACGCGCGCAACCTCGGCCCCGGCATCCGCGAAGATGGCCGGCGCAAGGTGCTGGAAGGGGTGACCACCCTGGAAGAAGTGCTGCGCGTCACGCGAGAAGACTGA
- the xcpS gene encoding GspF family T2SS innner membrane protein variant XcpS — MAAFEYIALDAKGRQQKGVLEADSARQVRQLLREKQLAPLQVEAMRSREAPQGSGFSLRRGLAARDLALVTRQLATLISAALPIEEALRAAAAQSRQPRIQSMLLAVRARVLEGHGLAASLAAFPAAFPELYRATVAAGEHAGHLGPVLEQLADYTEQRQQSRQKVQLALLYPLILMITSLIIVGFLLGYVVPDVVRVFIDSGQTLPALTRGLILVSELVKGWGWLALILIVLGVLGFRRAVREEGMRQRWHGFVLRVPLVGGLIRATETARFASTLAILVRSGVPLVEALAIGTEVVVNRVIRGDVIQATQRVREGGSLSRALEASRQFPPMMLHMIASGERSGELDQMLARTARNQENDLAATIGLLVGLFEPFMLVFMGAVVLVIVLAILLPILSLNQLVG; from the coding sequence ATGGCCGCCTTCGAATACATCGCCCTCGACGCCAAGGGCCGCCAGCAGAAAGGCGTCCTGGAGGCCGACAGCGCCCGCCAGGTGCGCCAGCTGCTGCGCGAGAAGCAACTGGCACCGCTGCAGGTAGAAGCCATGCGCAGCCGCGAGGCGCCGCAGGGCAGTGGCTTCAGCCTGCGTCGTGGCCTGGCCGCGCGCGACCTGGCCCTGGTTACCCGCCAGCTGGCGACCCTGATCAGCGCCGCGCTGCCAATCGAGGAAGCCTTGCGCGCCGCCGCCGCGCAATCGCGCCAGCCGCGCATCCAGTCGATGCTGCTGGCCGTGCGCGCCCGCGTGCTCGAGGGTCACGGCCTGGCCGCCAGCCTGGCAGCGTTTCCGGCGGCGTTTCCGGAGCTGTACCGCGCCACCGTAGCGGCCGGCGAGCATGCCGGGCACTTGGGCCCGGTGCTGGAGCAGCTAGCCGACTACACCGAGCAACGCCAGCAGTCGCGGCAGAAGGTGCAACTGGCGCTGCTCTACCCACTGATTTTGATGATCACCTCGCTGATCATCGTCGGCTTCCTGCTCGGCTATGTGGTGCCGGACGTGGTGCGGGTGTTCATCGACTCCGGGCAGACCCTGCCGGCGCTGACCCGTGGCTTGATCCTGGTCAGCGAGCTGGTCAAGGGCTGGGGCTGGCTGGCGCTGATCCTCATCGTGCTCGGCGTGCTGGGCTTTCGCCGGGCGGTGCGCGAGGAGGGCATGCGCCAGCGCTGGCACGGCTTCGTCCTGCGTGTGCCGCTGGTGGGCGGGCTGATTCGCGCCACCGAGACCGCGCGCTTCGCCTCGACCCTGGCGATCCTGGTGCGCAGCGGTGTGCCGCTGGTCGAGGCGCTGGCGATCGGCACCGAAGTAGTGGTCAACCGGGTGATCCGGGGCGACGTGATCCAGGCCACCCAGCGCGTGCGCGAGGGTGGCAGCCTGTCGCGGGCGCTGGAGGCCAGCCGGCAGTTCCCGCCGATGATGTTGCACATGATTGCCAGCGGCGAACGCTCCGGCGAGCTGGACCAGATGCTGGCGCGCACCGCGCGCAATCAGGAAAACGACCTGGCGGCCACCATCGGCCTGCTGGTCGGGCTGTTCGAGCCGTTCATGCTGGTCTTCATGGGGGCGGTGGTGCTGGTGATCGTGCTGGCCATCCTCCTGCCGATTCTGTCTTTGAACCAACTGGTGGGTTGA
- the gspH gene encoding type II secretion system minor pseudopilin GspH — MRAARGFTLIELLVVLVILGTLVSLAVLSSGNGSNSRELRDEAERLAALIGVLTEEAVLEGQEYGLLVSSEGYRVLLYDAVAGSWNAVEAQPERRTPVWARLLLELDGEALQLPEPKPQGESMATQEQAKKQGRLMPQVLILSSGELSPFRLRLEERRAGGRAYLLASDGYQLPSAELAKD, encoded by the coding sequence ATGAGAGCCGCGCGCGGTTTCACCCTGATCGAGCTGCTTGTGGTGCTGGTGATACTCGGTACGCTGGTCAGCCTTGCCGTGCTATCCAGTGGAAACGGCAGCAACAGCCGCGAGTTGCGCGATGAGGCCGAGCGGCTGGCCGCCTTGATCGGCGTGCTGACCGAAGAGGCGGTGCTTGAAGGGCAGGAGTACGGGCTGCTGGTGAGCTCCGAAGGGTACCGGGTATTGCTGTATGACGCTGTCGCCGGGAGCTGGAATGCCGTGGAGGCCCAGCCAGAAAGGCGTACGCCGGTGTGGGCGCGCCTGTTGCTCGAGCTGGATGGCGAAGCCTTGCAGCTGCCTGAGCCGAAGCCACAGGGTGAGTCGATGGCTACGCAGGAACAGGCGAAAAAACAGGGGCGGTTGATGCCCCAGGTACTGATCCTTTCCAGCGGCGAGCTGTCCCCATTCCGTTTACGCCTTGAAGAGCGCCGCGCCGGCGGGCGCGCCTATCTGCTGGCCAGTGATGGCTACCAATTGCCCAGCGCCGAGTTGGCAAAGGATTGA
- the gspI gene encoding type II secretion system minor pseudopilin GspI, giving the protein MKRMHGFTLLEVLVALAIFATVAASVLSASQRSLAIAEQLELKAMAGWIADNRVTELQLQTPTPGEGREDKVLEFGGRDWEIHSEIDSTSDKDLRRVTVWVAPKLLRGGGVPVKERAVKMLTGFLAVRG; this is encoded by the coding sequence ATGAAGCGCATGCATGGGTTTACCTTGCTCGAAGTGCTGGTGGCGCTGGCGATCTTTGCCACGGTCGCCGCGTCGGTGCTGAGCGCCAGCCAGCGCAGCCTGGCGATCGCCGAACAGCTGGAGCTGAAGGCCATGGCGGGCTGGATCGCCGATAACCGGGTTACTGAACTGCAGCTGCAGACGCCAACTCCGGGCGAGGGACGCGAGGACAAGGTGCTGGAGTTCGGTGGGCGTGACTGGGAAATCCACAGCGAAATCGACAGCACCAGCGACAAGGACCTGCGCCGGGTAACCGTCTGGGTGGCGCCGAAACTGCTGCGCGGTGGTGGTGTACCGGTCAAGGAACGTGCGGTGAAAATGCTTACCGGCTTTCTCGCGGTGCGTGGATGA
- the gspJ gene encoding type II secretion system minor pseudopilin GspJ has product MKRSARGFTLLEVMIAIGIFALLGLGTYRMLDTVMKTDEVTRGHEKALRELTRAFASLDRDLAQTLPRSVRDAYGDERAALLSVDGTAALEFTRSGWRNPLGMSRSQLQRVRWRLADEKLERVYWTVLDQAVDSQPRVQKVLEGVMALELRYLDDKGQWQEQWPPAQSELSQEEALLRMPLAVELKIEHRSYGELLRLYRLPEPGMDEADTPQSAPPPTLEPPPTAEPKVPA; this is encoded by the coding sequence ATGAAGCGCTCGGCACGAGGCTTCACCTTGCTTGAGGTGATGATTGCCATCGGCATCTTCGCCCTGCTCGGGCTGGGTACCTACCGGATGCTGGACACCGTGATGAAGACCGATGAGGTCACGCGTGGTCACGAAAAGGCCCTGCGCGAACTGACCCGTGCCTTTGCCTCGCTGGATCGCGACCTGGCCCAGACCCTGCCGCGCAGCGTACGTGACGCTTACGGAGACGAGCGGGCAGCTTTGCTGTCCGTCGATGGTACTGCGGCGCTTGAATTCACCCGCTCCGGTTGGCGTAATCCCCTGGGTATGAGCCGATCCCAGTTGCAGCGGGTGCGCTGGCGCCTGGCGGACGAAAAGCTGGAGCGGGTTTACTGGACGGTGCTAGATCAGGCGGTCGACAGTCAGCCCAGGGTGCAGAAGGTGCTGGAGGGCGTTATGGCCCTGGAGCTGCGCTATCTGGACGATAAAGGGCAATGGCAAGAGCAGTGGCCTCCCGCGCAGAGCGAATTGAGCCAGGAAGAGGCGCTGCTACGCATGCCGCTGGCCGTGGAGCTGAAGATCGAGCACCGCAGTTATGGCGAGCTGCTGCGCCTGTATCGTTTGCCCGAGCCGGGCATGGACGAGGCTGACACGCCGCAGAGTGCTCCGCCGCCAACACTGGAGCCGCCGCCGACAGCCGAGCCGAAGGTGCCTGCATGA
- the gspK gene encoding type II secretion system minor pseudopilin GspK: MSSQRGVALVTVLLVVSLVTVVCAGLIARQQFSIRSSANQLATQQAWHYALGGEALGQAVLLRDLKAPGSDPREPIDHPLESWATPLPAFPIEQGELAVRIEDLAGRFNLNSLVQDGKVNQLAVERFSRLLLRLQIESPYAERLVDWLDQDQEPTGEYGAEDNQYLLAQPSYRTAGHEMQDASELRLLLGMSEDDYRLLLPYIVALPAKVPLNVNTASALVLSSLSDVLDTGAAQALIEARGRDGYPNVRAFLDQSAMAGTGVKEVGLAVGSMYFQVRSEVWLAERRQALLSTLQRDSRGVVRVLRRDLGQPGSLGPVTSTKQDEP, translated from the coding sequence ATGAGTAGCCAGCGTGGCGTGGCGCTGGTGACCGTACTGCTGGTGGTCTCGCTGGTCACGGTGGTGTGCGCCGGTCTGATCGCTCGCCAGCAGTTTTCTATCCGCAGCAGTGCCAATCAGCTGGCGACTCAGCAGGCCTGGCATTACGCCTTGGGTGGTGAGGCGCTGGGGCAGGCGGTGCTTCTGCGTGACTTAAAGGCTCCGGGTAGCGATCCACGGGAACCCATCGATCATCCGCTGGAAAGCTGGGCCACGCCGTTGCCGGCGTTTCCCATCGAGCAGGGTGAGCTTGCCGTACGCATCGAGGATCTGGCCGGGCGTTTCAACCTCAATAGCCTGGTGCAGGACGGCAAGGTCAATCAACTCGCGGTCGAGCGTTTCAGTCGCTTGCTGCTGCGCCTGCAGATCGAGAGTCCTTATGCCGAGCGTTTGGTCGACTGGCTGGATCAGGATCAGGAGCCGACGGGTGAATATGGTGCGGAAGACAATCAGTATCTGCTGGCCCAGCCGTCGTACCGCACCGCCGGGCACGAAATGCAGGATGCCAGCGAGCTGCGCTTGCTGCTGGGCATGAGCGAGGATGACTATCGCCTGTTGCTCCCTTACATTGTCGCGCTGCCGGCCAAGGTGCCGCTGAACGTCAACACGGCCAGCGCTCTGGTGCTTTCGAGTCTGTCCGACGTGCTCGATACGGGGGCGGCGCAAGCGTTGATAGAGGCTCGTGGCCGTGATGGATATCCCAACGTCCGCGCATTCCTCGATCAGTCGGCTATGGCGGGCACGGGTGTCAAGGAGGTTGGTCTGGCGGTTGGCAGTATGTATTTCCAGGTGCGCAGCGAAGTTTGGCTGGCTGAGCGCCGACAGGCCCTGCTGAGTACCCTGCAGCGTGACAGCAGGGGCGTGGTGCGGGTTCTGCGCCGTGATTTAGGGCAGCCGGGCTCTCTGGGGCCGGTGACTTCAACGAAACAGGATGAACCATGA
- the gspL gene encoding type II secretion system protein GspL, with translation MDCLFLPAGSVNALDAECQVHWQPAVGECLQLSLAECAERVAGQPVALVLPIEVVSSFLVNLPTSKARWVRQALPFAVEEMLAEDVDLFHLALGEQLEDERHRVLAVRRDLLGQWLGQMKALAVNVAAIYVDADLLPREGTQVLLLGERGLLGGECESRLGFARDHWPQLQGLCDAPVLLDNLPMPYRLLAEGRTKATNMAQAEFARRSDNQAWQVWRPVTALLGLWLLLHMGFSLFQALHLERQGERYAESSVALYKELFPEDRRIVNLKAQFAEHLKAGAQSGSGFISLMDKAAASLAQSKSSISVAQADYSQSSGDLALQVQAKDFSEVEQLRQRLIAVGLTVQMGSASREEQGVTARVVLGGGL, from the coding sequence ATGGACTGCCTTTTTCTGCCCGCCGGCAGCGTTAATGCGCTGGACGCCGAGTGCCAGGTGCATTGGCAGCCGGCTGTGGGCGAATGCCTGCAACTGAGCCTGGCCGAATGCGCCGAGCGCGTTGCGGGGCAGCCAGTGGCACTGGTGCTGCCGATCGAGGTGGTGAGCTCCTTTCTGGTGAATTTGCCGACGAGCAAGGCGCGCTGGGTGCGCCAGGCACTGCCGTTTGCGGTTGAGGAAATGCTGGCAGAGGACGTTGATCTGTTCCATTTGGCTCTAGGTGAGCAACTTGAGGACGAACGCCATCGGGTTCTGGCTGTGCGGCGTGATCTGTTGGGGCAGTGGTTGGGGCAGATGAAGGCCCTAGCGGTGAATGTCGCAGCTATTTATGTCGATGCGGATCTGCTGCCGCGCGAAGGCACCCAGGTGCTGTTGCTCGGCGAGCGGGGATTATTGGGCGGCGAATGCGAGTCGCGCCTGGGCTTCGCGCGGGATCACTGGCCGCAACTGCAGGGGCTTTGTGACGCACCGGTACTTCTGGATAACCTGCCGATGCCCTATCGCCTGCTGGCCGAGGGACGGACCAAGGCCACGAATATGGCCCAGGCGGAGTTTGCCCGGCGCAGCGATAACCAGGCATGGCAGGTCTGGCGACCAGTGACCGCTCTGCTGGGGCTGTGGTTGCTACTGCATATGGGCTTCAGTCTGTTCCAGGCCCTGCACCTGGAACGTCAGGGGGAGCGTTACGCCGAGTCCAGTGTGGCCTTGTACAAAGAGTTGTTTCCCGAGGATCGACGCATCGTCAACCTCAAGGCGCAGTTTGCCGAGCACCTCAAGGCAGGTGCGCAATCCGGTAGTGGCTTTATCAGCTTGATGGATAAGGCCGCAGCGTCTCTTGCCCAGAGCAAATCTTCAATTTCTGTAGCCCAGGCGGACTACAGCCAGAGTAGTGGTGATCTCGCCTTGCAGGTTCAGGCTAAAGATTTCTCCGAGGTGGAGCAGCTACGCCAACGTCTCATTGCGGTCGGACTGACTGTGCAGATGGGCTCGGCCAGCCGTGAAGAGCAGGGCGTTACTGCGCGAGTGGTTTTGGGTGGTGGACTATGA
- a CDS encoding type II secretion system protein M produces MSKLEHWKSQLNERVTQSPIRHRWLLLPARDRLALLVLGAFLAAALLYALVWLPIAGKLARADIYYQQQRQLYAYLLENSEQARQSLKTAKSQLAPEQLQGLVTSTAQQHGLVLERFDSEGSGGLLITLTQAPFEPMLRWVTELEAKGVALTEVSLEKVATGKVDARLTLALVGE; encoded by the coding sequence ATGAGCAAGCTAGAACACTGGAAGAGCCAGCTAAACGAGCGAGTCACTCAATCACCGATCCGACACCGCTGGTTGCTACTTCCGGCCAGAGATCGCCTGGCATTACTCGTGCTGGGTGCCTTCCTCGCTGCGGCATTGCTCTATGCGTTGGTCTGGTTGCCGATTGCTGGCAAGTTGGCCCGCGCAGATATCTATTATCAGCAGCAGCGTCAGCTTTACGCTTACTTGTTGGAAAACTCGGAGCAGGCTCGCCAGTCCCTGAAGACCGCGAAGTCTCAGTTGGCGCCGGAACAGTTGCAAGGGTTGGTGACCAGCACGGCCCAGCAGCATGGCCTGGTGCTGGAACGGTTTGACAGCGAGGGTAGCGGCGGACTGCTGATCACGCTCACGCAGGCTCCTTTCGAGCCCATGTTGCGCTGGGTGACGGAGCTGGAAGCCAAGGGCGTAGCCCTAACCGAGGTGAGCCTGGAGAAGGTCGCTACTGGCAAGGTCGACGCCAGGCTAACTCTGGCTTTGGTGGGGGAATAG